The following proteins come from a genomic window of Melospiza georgiana isolate bMelGeo1 chromosome 3, bMelGeo1.pri, whole genome shotgun sequence:
- the INSM1 gene encoding LOW QUALITY PROTEIN: insulinoma-associated protein 1 (The sequence of the model RefSeq protein was modified relative to this genomic sequence to represent the inferred CDS: inserted 1 base in 1 codon) produces MAPARLKAAAAAAPRAEXSSLRRGRRRPGAGAKMPRGFLVKRSRRPTPVSYRARCCREAAAGPPLPAGAAQPPACPAAPPPLPRDSPPPVPFGTPDAAVQALYSPTRPVSRDKYLERGFSLGSPVSAESFPAPAVPGTMDPILFAPADLKLWAAAGHAEPPAAHPGPGGVPAPPAPAAPPASGRPLPAKRPQAASEPGRHKAPSGKKTKAIRKLTFEDEVTTSPVLGLRIKEGPVEVPAKARGGCARPLGEFICQLCKEEYGDPFALAQHRCSRIVRVEYRCPECDKVFSCPANLASHRRWHKPRPPATKSGPEAGRAPAAGPGTAPAEETPKEASGGSGSERDTPSPGGASEAGSEEGLFECPRCAKRFRRQAYLRKHLVGHAAPAPTATPVPAPAPEPSAEELPAAECRLCPVCGETFPSKSSQERHLRLLHAAQVFPCKYCPATFYSSPGLTRHINKCHPSENRQVILLQVPLRPAC; encoded by the exons ATGGCCCCGGCTCGCTTaaaggcggcggcggcggccgcgccgcGGGCAG CTAGCAGCCTCCGTCGTGGCCGCCGCCGGCCCGGAGCCGGCGCGAAGATGCCCCGGGGCTTCCTGGTGAAGCGCAGCCGGCGGCCCACCCCCGTGTCCTACCGGGCGCGCTGCTGCCGCGAAGCCGCCGCCGGaccgccgctccccgccggcGCCGCGCAGCCGCCCGCCTGCCCCGCCGCTCCGCCGCCCCTGCCGCGGGACTCGCCGCCGCCGGTGCCGTTCGGGACGCCCGATGCCGCCGTGCAGGCGCTGTACAGCCCCACGCGGCCCGTCAGCAGGGACAAGTACCTGGAGCGCGGCTTCAGCCTGGGCTCGCCCGTCTCCGCCGAGTCCTTCCCCGCGCCGGCCGTGCCCGGCACCATGGACCCGATCCTCTTCGCCCCGGCTGACCTCAAGCTCTGGGCCGCTGCCGGCCACGCCGAGCCGCCCGCCGCCCACCCCGGCCCCGGCGGAgtccccgcgccgcccgccccggccgcgccgcccgcctCGGGCCGCCCGCTGCCCGCCAAGCGCCCGCAGGCTGCCTCCGAACCCGGGCGGCACAAGGCCCCGTCGGGCAAGAAGACGAAGGCGATCCGCAAGCTGACCTTCGAGGACGAAGTGACCACCTCGCCCGTGCTGGGGCTGCGCATCAAGGAGGGCCCGGTGGAGGTGCCGGCCAAGGCGCGGGGCGGCTGCGCCCGCCCGCTGGGCGAGTtcatctgccagctctgcaaggaGGAGTACGGGGACCCCTTCGCGCTGGCGCAGCACCGCTGCTCCCGCATCGTCCGGGTGGAGTACCGCTGCCCCGAGTGCGACAAGGTCTTCTCCTGCCCCGCCAACCTCGCCTCCCACCGCCGCTGGCACAAACCGCGTCCGCCCGCCACCAAGAGCGGCCCCGAGGCGGGCCGGGCACCGGCCGCGGGCCCGGGCACGGCCCCGGCGGAGGAGACGCCGAAGGAGGCGAGCGGTGGCAGCGGCAGCGAACGGGACACGCCGAGCCCCGGCGGAGCCTCGGAGGCGGGCTCCGAGGAGGGGCTCTTCGAGTGTCCCCGCTGCGCCAAGCGGTTCCGCCGGCAAGCCTACCTGCGCAAGCACCTGGTGGGGCACGCTGCACCGGCACCCACGGCAACCCCGGTACCCGCACCGGCCCCGGAGCCCAGCGCCGAGGAGCTGCCCGCCGCCGAGTGCCGCCTGTGCCCCGTGTGCGGGGAGACCTTCCCCAGCAAGAGCAGCCAGGAGCGGCACCTGCGCCTCCTGCACGCCGCCCAGGTCTTCCCC